One window of the Lemur catta isolate mLemCat1 chromosome 6, mLemCat1.pri, whole genome shotgun sequence genome contains the following:
- the SLC16A8 gene encoding monocarboxylate transporter 3 isoform X1 codes for MGAGGPRRGVGPPDGGWGWAVLGACFVVTGFAYGFPKAVSVFFRALMRDFGAGYSDTAWVSSIMLAMLYGTGPVSSILVTRFGCRPVMLAGGLLASAGMVLASFATRLLEVYLTAGVLTGLGLALNFQPSLIMLGLYFERRRPLANGLAAAGSPVFLSVLSPLGQQLLEHFGWRGGFLLLGGLLLHCCACGAVMRPPPGPGPPPRGAGARDLAGDSAGEADAEAEGEGLRVREAPPGGRTRRRLLDVAVCADRAFVVYAVTKFLMALGLFVPAILLVNYAKDAGVPDADAAFLLSIVGFVDIVARPACGALAGLARLRPRVPYLFSLALLANGLTDLSSARARSYGALVAFCIAFGLSYGMVGALQFEVLMATVGAPRFPSALGLVLLVEAVAVLIGPPSAGRLVDALKNYEIIFYLAGSEVALAGIFMAVATNCCLRRSKDTLSGPGTEGEASDTEEAEAQGDPEPLPAPKEPGSLEALEVLSPRVGSPEPEVEAEPRPAPESV; via the exons ATGGGCGCTGGCGGCCCTCGACGGGGCGTGGGCCCCCCAGACGGCGGCTGGGGCTGGGCGGTGCTGGGCGCCTGCTTCGTGGTCACCGGCTTCGCCTACGGCTTCCCCAAGGCCGTGAGCGTCTTCTTCCGCGCGCTCATGCGCGACTTCGGCGCCGGCTACAGCGACACGGCCTGGGTGTCCTCCATCATGCTGGCCATGCTCTACGGCACGG gcCCCGTGTCCAGCATCCTCGTGACCCGCTTTGGCTGCCGCCCCGTGATGCTGGCGGGTGGGCTGCTGGCTTCGGCCGGCATGGTCCTAGCTTCCTTCGCTACGCGCCTCCTGGAGGTATACCTGACGGCTGGGGTGCTCACAG gcctgggcctggccctcAACTTCCAGCCGTCGCTCATCATGCTGGGGCTGTACTTCGAGCGGCGGCGGCCTCTGGCCAACGGGCTGGCGGCGGCGGGCAGCCCCGTGTTCCTGTCGGTGCTGTCGCCTCTCGGCCAGCAGCTGCTCGAGCACTTCGGCTGGCGCGGCGGCTTCCTGCTGCTCGGCGGGCTCCTGCTGCACTGCTGCGCGTGCGGAGCCGTCATGCGACCGCCGCCCGGGCCGGGGCCACCGCCGCGCGGGGCCGGCGCCCGGGACCTGGCGGGGGACTCCGCGGGAGAGGCGGACGCGGAGGCGGAGGGCGAGGGGCTGCGCGTGCGCgaggcgccccctggcggccgcACCCGCCGGCGGCTGCTGGACGTGGCCGTGTGTGCCGACCGCGCCTTCGTGGTGTACGCGGTCACCAAGTTCCTGATGGCGCTCGGGCTCTTCGTGCCCGCCATCCTGCTGGTGAACTACGCCAAGGACGCGGGCGTGCCTGACGCCGACGCCGCCTTCCTGTTATCCATCGTGGGCTTCGTAGACATCGTGGCGCGACCAGCGTGCGGCGCCCTGGCGGGCCTGGCGCGCCTGCGACCGCGGGTGCCCTATCTCTtcagcctggccctgctggccAACGGGCTCACGGACCTGAGCAGTGCGCGCGCGCGCTCCTACGGCGCCCTCGTCGCCTTCTGCATCGCCTTCGGCCTCTCCTACGGCATGGTGGGCGCGCTGCAGTTCGAGGTGCTCATGGCGACCGTGGGTGCGCCCCGCTTCCCCAGCGCGCTGGGCCTGGTGCTGCTCGTGGAGGCCGTGGCCGTGCTCATCGGACCGCCCTCCGCCG GCCGCCTAGTGGACGCTCTGAAGAACTACGAGATCATCTTCTACCTGGCTGGCTCTGAGGTGGCCCTGGCTGGGATCTTCATGGCTGTTGCCACCAACTGTTGCCTGCGCCGCTCTAAGGACACCCTGTCAGGCCCAGGCACCGAGGGTGAGGCCAGTGACACCGAGGAAGCCGAGGCCCAAGGGGACCCTgagcccctgcccgcccccaaGGAACCTGGCAGCCTGGAGGCCCTGGAGGTGCTGAGCCCCAGGGTCGGGTCCCCAGAACCAGAGGTGGAGGCAGAGCCAAGGCCGGCCCCCGAGTCTGTGTAG
- the SLC16A8 gene encoding monocarboxylate transporter 3 isoform X2 produces the protein MAVATNCCLRRSKDTLSGPGTEGEASDTEEAEAQGDPEPLPAPKEPGSLEALEVLSPRVGSPEPEVEAEPRPAPESV, from the coding sequence ATGGCTGTTGCCACCAACTGTTGCCTGCGCCGCTCTAAGGACACCCTGTCAGGCCCAGGCACCGAGGGTGAGGCCAGTGACACCGAGGAAGCCGAGGCCCAAGGGGACCCTgagcccctgcccgcccccaaGGAACCTGGCAGCCTGGAGGCCCTGGAGGTGCTGAGCCCCAGGGTCGGGTCCCCAGAACCAGAGGTGGAGGCAGAGCCAAGGCCGGCCCCCGAGTCTGTGTAG
- the PICK1 gene encoding PRKCA-binding protein, producing MFADLDYDIEEDKLGIPTVPGKVTLQKDSQNLIGISIGGGAQYCPCLYIVQVFDNTPAALDGTVAAGDEITGVNGRSIKGKTKVEVAKMIQEVKGEVTIHYNKLQADPKQGMSLDIVLKKVKHRLVENMSSGTADALGLSRAILCNDGLVKRLEELERTAELYKGMMEHTKSLLRAFYELSQTHRAFGDVFSVIGVREPQPAASEAFVKFADAHRSIEKFGIRLLKTIKPMLTDLNTYLNKAIPDTRLTIKKYLDVKFEYLSYCLKVKEMDDEEYSCIALGEPLYRVSTGNYEYRLILRCRQEARARFSQMRKDVLEKMELLDQKHVQDIVFQLQRFVSTMSKYYNDCYAVLRDADVFPIEVDLAHTTLAYGPSQDEYMDGEDEEEEDEEDTAAGEPSRDARGAAGPLDKGGSWCDS from the exons ATGTTTGCAGACTTGGATTATGACATCGAGGAGGATAAACT TGGAATCCCTACTGTGCCTGGGAAGGTGACCCTGCAGAAGGATTCTCAGAACCTGATCGGGATCAGCATTGGAGGAGGGGCCCAGTACTGTCCCTGCCTCTATATCGTCCAG GTGTTTGACAACACCCCGGCTGCCTTGGACGGCACAGTGGCGGCTGGCGATGAGATCACTGGTGTCAATGGCAGGTCGATCAAAGGGAAGACTAAGGTGGAGGTGGCAAAGATGATTCAGGAGGTGAAG GGGGAGGTGACCATCCACTACAACAAGCTGCAGGCGGACCCCAAGCAGGGGATGTCCCTGGACATTG TGTTGAAGAAGGTCAAACACCGGCTGGTGGAGAACATGAGTTCAGGGACCGCAGATGCCCTGGGCCTGAGCCGGGCCATCCTGTGCAACG ATGGGCTGGTGAAGaggctggaggagctggagcGGACCGCCGAGCTGTACAAAG GGATGATGGAACACACCAAGAGCCTCCTACGGGCCTTTTATGAGCTGTCGCAGACCCACCGGG CCTTTGGGGACGTGTTCTCCGTGATTGGGGTGCGGGAGCCCCAGCCAGCGGCCAGCGAGGCTTTCGTGAAGTTTGCCGACGCCCACCGCAGCATTGAGAAGTTCGGCATTCGGCTCCTGAAAACCATCAAGCCG ATGCTGACGGATCTGAACACGTACCTCAACAAAGCCATCCCGGACACTCGCCTCACCATCAAGAAGTACCTGGACGTGAAGTTCGAGTACCTG TCGTACTGCCTGAAGGTGAAAGAGATGGACGACGAGGAGTACAGCTGCATC gccctagGGGAGCCCCTGTACCGAGTGAGCACAGGCAACTATGAGTACCGCCTGATCCTGCGCTGCCGCCAGGAGGCCCGCGCCCGCTTCTCGCAGATGCGCAAGGACGTGCTGGAGAAGATGGAGCTGCTGGATCAGAAGCACG TCCAGGACATCGTGTTCCAGCTGCAGCGCTTCGTGTCCACCATGTCCAAGTACTACAATGACTGCTACGCGGTGCTGCGGGATGCTGACGTCTTCCCCATCGAGGTGGACCTGGCGCACACCACCCTGGCCTACGGCCCTAGTCAGGACGAGTACATGGACGGGGAGGACGAGGAAGAGGAAGACGAGGAGGACACAGCAGCTGGAGAGCCGTCCAGGGATGCACGAGGGGCTGCTGGGCCCTTGGACAAGGGTGGAAGCTGGTGTGACTCCTGA